From the Brienomyrus brachyistius isolate T26 unplaced genomic scaffold, BBRACH_0.4 scaffold39, whole genome shotgun sequence genome, one window contains:
- the LOC125722506 gene encoding uncharacterized protein LOC125722506: MARIRRMEKAVCWSDDRYWATWDKWGEVIDWGDEKELCSPAESPSDQADSSTESHSRRRIAKAVSWTDDAYWAAWDKWEEIICWGDEEECSQVTPPISQLGRDKGIDVHGLEAFVINNRTISIKPVDNHQDSLKIGAVLVDLCQFDLEYLDQSKFNFEIVQVQIGEVEVEEIRENSFEKAFELEIVDVAVEVINSEFQLNAVNLDIVETKVDKLLLEELIVGDLEAGNVKVSVSNGNVVKVPLRYPSPQRNRRTRQP; this comes from the exons atggcaag aatcagacgaatggagaaagctgtttgctggagcgatgacagatactgggcaacttgggacaagtggggagaggtgattgactggggagatgagaaagagctgtgctccccagcagaatcaccttctgaccaggctgacagttccactgagtcacattcccgaaggcgaattgccaaggcagttagctggacggatgatgcttattgggcagcctgggacaagtgggaagagatcatctgctggggtgatgaagaggagtgctcccaagtaactccacccattagccagcttgggagggataaggggatagatgtacatgggttggaggcttttgtgataaataacaggacaatctccataaagcctgtagacaaccatcaagatagtctgaagataggagctgtgctggtagacctctgccagtttgatctcgaatatttagatcaaagtaaatttaattttgaaattgtgcaagtacaaattggagaagttgAAGTGGAGGAGATTAGAGAAAAttcttttgaaaaagcatttgaattggaaattgtggatgtggcagtagaagttataaacagtgaattccaACTGAATGCagtaaatttggatattgttgagactaaggtggacaaattattattggaagaactgatcgttggcgatttagaagcaggcaatgtgaaggtgtcagtatcaaatggcaatgtggtgaaggtacccttaaggtacccttcaccacagaggaacagaaggaccaggcaaccttag